A region of Lycium barbarum isolate Lr01 chromosome 1, ASM1917538v2, whole genome shotgun sequence DNA encodes the following proteins:
- the LOC132635000 gene encoding uncharacterized protein LOC132635000: MACSDCKMPFLRTASPRPIYCIQCERSTQLIPRIQFEVKVTDHTGSTVASISDQSATKMLNLTVQEIYDICHAQRKTLLLDNAHKQLGSKTFRIQMKRLFSKNQDRLAITNYEEKEPTNQPLPTAPMTNTAEASKRKAMDIGFDRTHQQNLPTKDRPSSARQKTESKTSLKRE, translated from the exons ATGGCGTGCTCGGATTGTAAAATGCCATTTTTAAGAACTGCTTCACCAAGGCCAATCTACTGTATCCAATGCGAAAGATCCACTCAACTTATTCCCAG AATCCAATTTGAAGTTAAGGTCACGGATCACACTGGTAGCACAGTAGCCTCCATCTCGGATCAATCAGCAACAAAGATGTTGAACCTCACTGTACAAGAGATTTATGACATCTGCCATGCACAG AGAAAAACACTACTTCTTGACAATGCGCATAAACAATTAGGATCAAAGACTTTCAGAATCCAAATGAAaagattattttccaaaaatCAAGACAGGCTAGCTATCACAAATTATGAGGAAAAAGAGCCTACCAACCAACCATTACCAACTGCACCAATGACCAACACTGCTGAAGCAAGCAAGCGCAAGGCTATGGACATTGGCTTTGACCGAACACATCAGCAGAACCTGCCCACCAAAGACAGACCTTCCAGCGCTAGACAGAAGACAGAAAGCAAGACTTCTCTCAAAAGGGAGTGA